Within the Alteromonas sp. M12 genome, the region TGCTGCCTATGTCATCAACGTTTTTGTATTAGATACTTGTCTAATATTATTGCTACTGTCCATATTTAGGCTCGGCTTGATTGCGAATATTGATAAAGTTATTTCTTTGTTTTACTTCTTGAGTTCTTTGCTGTTCATAGGTTTTGATATATTGGTCAACCTTTTGACTCAGTTCTGTTACCACATCTTTATGTTGTATAGAATCGATAAGGTTGAATTCTTCTTGCGGATCTTTTTCTAAATCATACAGTTGCTGAAATCCATTTTTATAGAAGTCTATATATTTCCATTTCTCAGTTCGCAAACCAACGGTAGGGGGGATAAAGGTTCTTCTAGGTTGGTACATGTGTTCAAAGAAGAATTCTTCTCGCCAATCAATTTCATTGGGTTCACTTAACAGTGGAAGCAAACTTTTACCTTGGTAACTTGACGGAGCATCAAGGCCAGCTAAATCAACAATAGTGGAAGCAATGTCAATATTTAACGCCATTTTTTCCGCTTCAGGAATGTGTTCATTTTTGTTTCTTGGATCATAGATAATTAGCGGTATTCGTAGATCTTCTTCCCAGCCAAACCACTTACCAGCTAATTGGCGCTCGTTAAGGTTGTAACCGTTATCACCCATATAAATAATTACGGTGTTATCGGCCATACCTGTTTCTTCTAATTTTTGATAGATCATGCCCACTGCTTTATCAACCGCGCTAATTGCGCGGTAATAACGTTTCACCATTCTTTGATATTTTTCAGGCGTATCGTAACGCCACTGCCATCGTTCACGGCCAATGGAGCGTTTCAAAAACTCAGGTAGAGCTTGGAAGGTAGCATCATCTGAAAACTTCGCAGGTGGTATGGTGACGTCTGCATACATGGTTTCAAATTCTTCTGGGTAATGGTACTGGTCTTCTAAATCTGCATCGTGGGCGTGAGGATTCCAAAAATTAACTGACATGGTCCAAGGTTTATTTGAGTCTTTTGATTGTTCAATGAAATCCTTCGCCAATTCCGCAATATAATATGTTTGCGGCATGCTTTTACCCTGATACTGTTCTGTTTTTGATTGCAACAAAGGTTTAAAAAAATCAAACCTATCTTTGTCTTTTCCAGAAAGCCCTATTTCATATTTACCAACAAACGCAGAAAGATAACCACCTCGTTTTAACACTGCCGGGTACATATTTGCAGACTCTTCTATACCGGTTTTAGGGCGTCCAAAAGTAAAGTCGTGAGTTCGTTCAGTTAGCCCCGTCAATATGCTGACTCTACTTGTAGCGCAAATAGGGGTTGTTACAAAAGCATTTTTAAATAGTGTGCCTTTATCAGCTAACTCATCCAAATTAGGGGTTTTAACGATAGGGTGGTATTTGCCCAACATATCCCACCGATGGTCGTCAGCTAAAATAAACAATATATTAGGTTTTGATGTGGTTAAACTTTGGGGGACAGTGTTGCTGGTGCAAGCACTGATAATTGTTAAAGTAGTGAGTACGAGCATCACTACCATCAATTGGTATTGTAGAGATGTTTCAAGTTTATGATAAATTTTAGTCGATAAATTCATTTTGATGGCTCTTAGGCTTGGCTAAAGATGACGATCTTGGCGCTTAGTTCGCTTATTGAGCATGAAAGCCCTACCCAGATACTTAATTCCGATATCCAGTTCAAAGATATTACACCTATTTAACTATCCAATAACAATAGCAGACATTTTAGAGCAAATAAACTCAAAATAAATCATTGGTTGTTTCACATTCTTGTTGTGGCTACATATAGGCTTTAAATTTTAGCTTGTCGAAGATTACGAACCATAGGTAATTCACAATAAGTCGATTAGTTTTCGACTACCTGTTTGGCTAAAAATTTAATCAACACAGGCTGACAATAATCACTCTTCCATATCCAATTTAAGTTGCTAATACGGCAAATTATTAACCCATGTGATGACTGATGGCGTTACAAATTTAATTTTTTGACGTAATATGCTTTAAATTAATCTGTTTTGATAATAAGCTGGGGGGTGACAACTTTGTTGCTAGATTGTTTCTTATTGTTAACGAGTCCGAGTCAAGGGCAACTGGGCATAAGTTGATAATAGTTCAAGACGTAAAAAGAAAATAAGAGCGCAATGGATACCATGTTATTAAATAGCAGAAAGAATGCTGGTGAATACGGGTCTGCAAAAGTAGCAATCCGTAAGGCTAAATTATTATGAAACATAAAGTGTTTATTTTTCTATTGCTAAGCGTTATTAGCGGTTTTACTCACTGTGAGGGCAGACAAAGCTCAGAGCCGACGGCTATCACATTGCAAGCTGACTTTAGTGATGAAAACAATAGAATAGGAACAATATACAATTTTTTTGATGTCGCAGTAAGAACCGATAAAGCTTCACCAAACTCCAAACCAGCTGACTTTGGCCAAAAACCACAAGTAAATACCGTTAGAATGTTGGGAGGATGGGCGTCCAAAGACATAAACGGTGATGCGTACAAATGGGACGGGCAAAATTTTGTTTATGACTTTGATAAAGTCACCAATAGAATCGACAACTGGATAAACAATGGATGGGATATCTTTCAGATAGTGTTAGATAATCCACCATGGGCGTTTCAACGAGGCTTAACGTTTGTCGAAAAGCCTAATGGAAGCGATTATTTACTAAAAGATGCGAACAGTGTTTATGGGAATGGTTTACCGCCAAATGACTCTAAAGCTTGGCATAAATTTATAGTCGACTTAAGCAAACACCTAGTAAAAAAATACGGTAAAGAGAAAGTCTTAACATGGCGTTTTCGCGTAGGCTCAGAAATAGATACGCGACCACAACACTGGGTAGGGACACGGCAACAGTTTTTTGATCATTACCAAAATACCGTGAGTGCGCTACATAGCGTTTTACCCACTGCTAGAGTTGGCGCGCATTTTAGAGAGGCCTCTTTTAAAGGGCGTTACGTAGATTATACTGGCAATACTGAAGATGCCTATGCTCCGCACTTTATTGCCTGGGCTAAAGCAAATAATGTCCCCTACGATTTTGTGGCCATATCTTATTATCCACATATTCATAAATCCAAAGAATTAGACATGCAGCATGTTTATAAACACGATTTTGCACCTATACAGCAACATCCTGATTGGAATACAAATGCTAGTTTAGAAATTCACGAATTTAAACTCATTTCAGAAATGCAGCGGGCAGGGTTTGTCAGCGTAAGCACATCACATGGTTCAGCATTTTTTGCCATGTTAGCTAAGTTGATGCTCAACAAAAATATCAAAGAAATATTCCAATGGGGAACAGGTCGAAATGGTGATTATGCAGCTGAAGCGCTAACGCAATACGCCTTATTGCCAATGGTAGGTAACGACTTGTATAATAATACTGTGTCGGGATTACCATCGATTGAAGGTAATCGTATTGATGGGATTTTTAGTAAGAGGCCAAATTCGTCCGCATTCGATTTGCTTTTATTTAACTTCAATCGTCACAATTTAGCTCATGCCTCACCCGAAAAAACGCGTATTGCCGTCAAGGTTCCTCAGCCAAAGGCAACTCGATATGAATTTCGTATCGGAATTATAGACAAGCGCAATAATGCTGAAGAAATGTTTATTGCCGCCTATCCCAGAGCCAGAATATCCACAGCAAACGGAGGTTGGTGGGATAACAGTATTCATCCCACAGCGTCTAGTGTGAAGGGGCTGAATCCTGAAGGAATGAAAGTTTACCTATCTAATAAACACAAATATCAAGAGTCAAATATGATCATTTGGAGTGACTGGCAAACCGCTAAAATCCTTAGTGAAGACGATAAAACTTCAACTATTCAAATAGTCTCTGAAATGGGTTCGTTTGCTGTACAAAAAATAGAAATACGCACAATACCATGAGCCTTTTAACCCACTATTTATGTGTCTTCAATGATAAAAAATTAGGTCAAAAATTTATGAAAAAAACAATGTCTATTGCTTTACTTTGCATATTAATGGGGGCGTGCTCAAACGATTTGGCAAGCAATTATTCAGACAAAAAAGTACCGCCCCCCTCACAATTATTGGTCGAAGGTGTTGATGCGCCGTTTAATGTACATAACTTAACACCAAGATTATCTTGGCATGCAAATGTGGGTGCACAACAGGCTTACCAAATACAAGTTGCCAGTTCGAAGGAATTATTAAGTGCCGATAAGCCAGATTTATGGGATAGCACAAAGGTAAAAGCAAGACAATCGCTCAATATTGCGTATCAAGGAAAAGCACTCAGTAGTGGCCAAACAGTATTTTGGCGAGTAAGAGTTTGGAGCAATAGCAATGAGCAGGCACATGCGTGGAGCGAGGCTGAAAAGTGGGAAATGGGCTTAATCAATAATAGTGATTGGCAAGCTAAATGGATACAAGTTGAAAAGCCGTTTGTAAGTGAAGTGACAACATCTGTTACAAACTGGATGTTATTTGCGGCTAATTTACATGAAAGTGTTAGTGATAAACTATCTAAGAGTAAACAGCAAACACAACAAAGAGTATTAGAGCAATTGGCGGCTCAAGCTAGCGCTAGTTTATTTCATCATACCTTTGTCATTCCAAATGATAAAAAAGTAGTAAAAGCGCGTTTGCATAGCACCGCAGCAGGTTACTACGAGATTTTTATTAATGGAAACAAGGTGGATGACCGCTTGGCTGATCCAGGCCAAACCGATTACGACAAGCGCATTTTATACAATACAGATGATGTCGTATCACTACTATCTGGTGGCGTAAATCGTATTGGTGTGCATCTTGGTAGTGGTTGGTATGCCGAAAATATTGCATTTAGTAAATGGCCTAACCCAGACGCCCAACCAAATAATCAGCCTTCTAAATCATTAGCTTATGGACAACCTAAATTTATTGCGCAACTAGAGCTTAGCTTTGAAGACGGCTCCAAACAAGTTGTTGTGTCAGACAAACATTGGTTAAGTCATCCATCTCCCGTGTTGAAAGAGGGGCTTTTTTCGGGGGAGTTTTTTGACGCAAATAAAATAGTAAAAGCTTGGAATAGCAATAGCAAAATGAGCGAAGATGGATCATGGGAACCCGTTAAAGTATTGGATGAGTGGCCAACTAAGGCGCTCGAACCCCAACTCTTACCGCCTATTAGAGCAAATGTGAAAATGACAGCTAAAAAACTTTATCAACCAAAAGATAAAGTTTGGGTACTCGATTTTGGTCAGAACTTTACTGGAGTGCCCACTTTGCATTTAGATAAGCTTGGTTTGCAACAACATCAAACTATTTCTTTACGTTATGCCGAATGGGCTGACATAGATGGAAATATCAGCCAAAAATCAGGCGGGGGCGCGCCGCTATTAAAACAAGTCGATAGCTATGTTGCTTCGGGTAATGATGCTAAAACGTGGCGTCCTACTTTTACTTGGCACGGTTTTCGGTATATCGAAATTACCGGTTTAGACACCGCGCCAGCGCTTGATGCTGTGACCGCGCATTTAGTCAGAAGTGATGTGGCCCAAGTGGGGCAGTTTAAAAGCGCCAGCGCTTTGATCAATCGTATTCATGATATGGCTTTATGGAGTTATGAAAGTAACTTGATGGCCGTGCCAATGGATTGCCCTATTCGCGAACGAGCAGGTTGGACAGGTGATGCTCATGCAGCGCTGATCACCGGTAACTACAACTATAATATGCAGAATTTTTGGAATAAGTATTTAGGGGACTTTAAAACATCTGACCATGTTGCACCAGCGGTTGTCCCGGGTAAGCGTAGTCATGGTGGTAAGTTTGATTGGGCGGCTGCAGAAGTGATGATAGCGTGGGAGCATTATCGACACTATGGTGACTTACAGTTATTAGCGTCCCAATATGAAAGTATGATGGAGTATATGACTGCAGGAGAGGCGATTCTGGATAATGCCTTAATACGTGATGATCGTTATAGTTATGGTGATTGGTGTGATCCTGTACGTGAGCCCGGTATGGAGCGTAAACGCTGTAACTCAGAATACACGTTACCAGTCAAAACAACCTCAGCACTATTTGCTCATTCAGCAAATTTAATGGCTAAGATATCTAGGTTATTAAACAAACCTCAACAAGCTAAGCATTTTGGTCAGTTGTTTTCCTCTATTAGCCAGCAATATCACAAAGAGTTTTATGACCCCAAAACGGGGAGCTATGGTAGTCAAACAGCAGGCGCTATGGCAATACAATTTGAGCTAACCCCTGTTGAATTGCGTCAAAAAGTTGCAGACGGCTTGAATCAAGATGTGCTTGAAAATTGGAATGGTCATGGCTCTGTAGGCGCACTAGGGCAGACCTATTTGTATAAGTCATTAAGTGATTACGGATATGGTGATACCGCATTTAATATTTTTACCGCAGAGGGTTACCCGGGCTACCAATGGCAATTTGACCATTTAAATGCCACTACCTTGTGGGAACGAAAAGGCGTGATTGATCCTAGCTTAGATCTAGAGCGTCGAAATTCCCCCGGCCGCTCTCTAAATCATCCTTTCCACAGCGGTTATGATGGTTGGTTTTATGAAGGTTTAGGCGGCATTCGTTTGCAGCAAGACAGCGTAGGGTATCAGGATTTCGAACTTAGACCTGTATTTGCTAAGGGACTAGATTCTGTTGATGTCTCATATAAAAGCGGTTACGGAACGATTCAAAGTCGTTGGTGGAGGGAAGACAATACCGTGAAATGGGAGTTTGTTGTTCCAAACAATAGTACCGCTGTCGTCACGTTACCGAATGAAGTTAGCAATTTGTACACTGCCGGAAGCTATTCGTTAACTGTGGAGAAATAATCGATGAAATGCCAATTAGAAATGTTTACGTAATGGTCAGGCTGATTAATAGGGTAGCTGTGAGCTTGTATCGAGCCGGTCCCGTAATAACGGATATCAATGTAAAGCTCTATATGCCTACGACATTTGCAGGCCGTTTACTAAAAATATAGCAGGAATAAATGCATACTTACTAAAACAATAACGAGAAGAGTGTTTATCGGCGCTACTGCTTATATTGTGTCTGCACCTTTATTAGCATCTATCTTCAATAAAAAGATAGATATGCATAAAGTGGTTAATAATGGTCAATTTTTTGATGCAGATGCGTTAACAGTGTTGTCGGATGTTGCTGAAATTATGATCCCAAAAACAGATACGCCTGGCGCGACAGATGCTAATGTTGCTTCTGTGTTAGACGGGTTAATGGTGACATGGGCAGGCTCTAAAACAAAACAGCAGTACACAAGTATTATCCAACAAATTAAAGTGATCGCTAAAGCAACTTATCAAGGTGCTTATCATCAATTATCTTTGCAACAAAGACAGCAGTTAATAACTGAGTTGGACAAAACAGCTTTTGTTAATCAGGAAACTGACTTGTCTGCGAGTTACCGTCATCTTAAAGAAATGATTTTTCATGTTTATTATACTTCTGAACACGCAAATCCTGATTTTGTTTTAATTCCAGGTGGCTATCGCGGTGATCTCAGCAAAACAGAGTTAGATGCAATTAAAAAGCGAGGTTACTTATGAGTCAAACCGTTAATAAGAGTAGCGAACAAGTTACAACGTCCAACACCGAGCAAATTTTTGATGTGATAGTGGTTGGCTCTGGTATTACTGGCGGTTGGGCAGCCAAAGAGTTTTGTGAAAAAGGCTTTAAAACCTTGGTTATTGAACGTGGTCGCCATCTTGATCATCCAAGTCCAAAATACAATGACATGAAAGCGCCTTGGCAGCTTGATAATCTTGGTTTTGCCCCTGAAACCTTAAAAGAGCAAGGGCGATATTCGCAGCTAATCGCAAAGAAAAAAGTGTTACAGTCTGATTCTATTCAATTTTATTCTGATGACTCTGAATACCCATACTCTTTTCCTAAAGAGCGCCCTTTTATGTGGACGCGCGGTTATCAGCTTGGTGGTCGTTCTTTGACCTGGGGCAGACAAGTATTACGTTGGGGCAAGAAAGACTTTGAAGCTAATGCTAAAGATGGTCATGGTGTACCTTGGCCAATTGGCTATGATGACTTAGCCCCTTGGTATGATTATGTTGAAGAATTTATTGGCGTTGCTGGCAATAAAGATGGACTTGACTCAGTACCCGATGGTGTCTTTCAAAAACCTTGGGAAATGAGTAGTGCTGAACAATTCATCTCAAATAATATGGCTAAAAAATACAGCGATAGGCACCTGATTATAGGGCGTTCAGCCAATCTGACACAACCATCAAAAGAACAACATGAGTTAGGAAGAACTCAGTGTCAAGCGCGCGCTTATTGTGCACGAGGTTGTACTTTTGGTGCTTATTTTAGCTCTTTATCAGCAACATTACCGGCAGCTAGAAAAACCGGCAACTTGACCATAGTTACTGACGCTATTGCTTCTTCCATTGATTACAACGAAGCAACAGGTAAAGCCAGTGGAGTTACTATTGTAGATGCCCACACAAAAGAGAAGCGCAGTTACAAAGCACGCGTGGTTTTTTTATGCGCGTCAGCTTTAGGCTCAGTTCAAATATTATTGAATTCAAAGTCTAAGACCTTTCCAAATGGGATGGCTAATTCAAGTGGTGCAGTCGGGCATTATATTATGGATCACTTCACAGGCGCGGTTGGTATGGGCGAAGTACCGGGCTTGGAAGATAAGTTCAGTTACGGACGGCGACCAATTGGTACTTATATTCCTAATTATCGTCAAGACAAGACTGACGATGTCGATTTTACTCGAGGCTACGGCTATCAAACCGTTGCCGCAGGTAGACCAAATAGTGGAACAACCGCGAAAAAAATTGGCATCGGCGCAGAAGTAAAAGCTCAAGCTAACCAGCCTAAGCCTTGGTACTTTAGAGCGTTTATGTATGGTGAGATTTTACCTTACTACGAAAACCAAGCAAGTTTACATCCAACGAAAAAAGACGCTTGGGGCATCCCTCAACTACATATTGATGCACAGATTCGTGACAATGAACGTAAAATGATCAAACAAGCGGCTAAAGATATTAAGGAAATATTAGAAGTTGGTGGCTGTAATAAAATTAAAATTATTGAAACGCCTAATGATAAACATATTACAGTAGGAAATAGAACTCATGAAATGGGCGGTGCCTGCATGGGAGCAGATCCTAAAACTTCAGTATTAAACAAGTGGGCTCAATCTCATGACGTTGCAAACTTATTTGTGACTGACGGTGCGTGTATGTCGTCTTGTGCGACGCAAAACCCTTCATTGACCTATATGGCAATAACAGCACGTGCGGCGGACTATGCCGTCAAGTTAATGAATGAAGGTATATTATAGTGAATAGACGTAAATTTATTAGTCGTTCAATTGTCGCCGGTATTGCTGGCGCTGGCGTGGTTTCGTGTGCCATGCTCAAAACTAGCAATACAACTGCAGATACAATGGATATTTTATCTTTTGAAGCGTATCAATGCTGCTAAAGCCCTTGGCTATACTGGGGTTGAAATGTGGAATCCAGTACAAACTAAGTGTGGCAAGAAGCCTGAATTGATAGTGCAAAGAGCAAAAGAGCAGGGCATGGGCATTACCAGTTATTCACCTAGCGCCCCCAATCTAGCCGATTCTAAAAATGAATAAGCGGTTAAAGCATGGTTAGAAGTAGCGATTTTTACAGGAAAAACCTTAAAAGTGCCTAATTTTACGGGTCACAATTTAGTTGAGGGATTAACACCAGCGCAAATGTGAGCTTACCGTTTAGAAAGTCATCATTATATGTCGCTGGCGAATATTCACTCCGGTTTTTAAATTGATGCTCAATGGTTACCTTATTAGAAAAAGAGGCTGGTTAGAACCTCTTATAAGCGCTGTTGGTAGGCGGTTTGGCTGTTACTTTGTGTTGTTTATACTGCACGTAGCTGCCGTTACCTAAGTACATCTCTGTTAGTTGCTGCTTATCATCTAGCGTGATAATCGCAAAACGACCTGTAAAGTCGATCCCTAGATTTTTATCTTGGTAATGATCATCGTTTTTTTCTTGGACTAAAATGTATTGGGTTAATGCCTTACCACTGAGCTTAATATCTACTTTTACGCCTTTAAATAAGCCGTCAACCAGAATGCGTTCAACGGATTGTACTGCGTAACTTTCACCTTCAGTAATCGACTCGTAGGCAACTACATAGGGGTTATCCCAAGCTTCGCCTCGATGGCGTAATAAAAAGGTGGGTAAGGGTTTTTTATTATAAGGCGCTGAACCACCATAAGCTTTTGGCGCTTTTACTTGGCTAATTTCAATGTCGAGTCCAGCAGGAATTAACGCCCGCATAGAAATGCTTTTATCACCTAACTTACTCGCAGTGAAGGTCGCTTCGTATTGCTGAGCAGAGCTACTTTTAGTTTTTACATCTTCAAAAAAGTGCCAACCTGGGTGTCTATAGCCTCGTTGTCCTGTGGTTATCCATTCCAATTTAGCAGAGTCTTGATAGCGATCTTGATCAGGCTCTAAATTAACAGCTTGCTGGTTTGAGGTGATGGTTAGCTCATCGCCAATGTTATGATAAACATAGTCGTGGTACTGATTTGATGTGTCACTTTTCGCTCTGAAGATATCAAGGTAATAACCTTTGGTTTCATCAAGCTTAATTAACGCTAGGGTTCTTTCATGTTGAGCTGGCGCTACTAGGTTAAACTCATCAAAAAACGACGATGTTGAAAATGAATGCTTAGGTGATACACCGGCATCTCCTGCTGCTGGCTCCATTAGTTCAGATTTCACCCGATTAATACCTAGGTTTATCCAGTCGCCTTTTGAGGCAGAAGCACCATTAC harbors:
- a CDS encoding sulfatase; the protein is MNLSTKIYHKLETSLQYQLMVVMLVLTTLTIISACTSNTVPQSLTTSKPNILFILADDHRWDMLGKYHPIVKTPNLDELADKGTLFKNAFVTTPICATSRVSILTGLTERTHDFTFGRPKTGIEESANMYPAVLKRGGYLSAFVGKYEIGLSGKDKDRFDFFKPLLQSKTEQYQGKSMPQTYYIAELAKDFIEQSKDSNKPWTMSVNFWNPHAHDADLEDQYHYPEEFETMYADVTIPPAKFSDDATFQALPEFLKRSIGRERWQWRYDTPEKYQRMVKRYYRAISAVDKAVGMIYQKLEETGMADNTVIIYMGDNGYNLNERQLAGKWFGWEEDLRIPLIIYDPRNKNEHIPEAEKMALNIDIASTIVDLAGLDAPSSYQGKSLLPLLSEPNEIDWREEFFFEHMYQPRRTFIPPTVGLRTEKWKYIDFYKNGFQQLYDLEKDPQEEFNLIDSIQHKDVVTELSQKVDQYIKTYEQQRTQEVKQRNNFINIRNQAEPKYGQ
- a CDS encoding family 78 glycoside hydrolase catalytic domain, whose product is MKKTMSIALLCILMGACSNDLASNYSDKKVPPPSQLLVEGVDAPFNVHNLTPRLSWHANVGAQQAYQIQVASSKELLSADKPDLWDSTKVKARQSLNIAYQGKALSSGQTVFWRVRVWSNSNEQAHAWSEAEKWEMGLINNSDWQAKWIQVEKPFVSEVTTSVTNWMLFAANLHESVSDKLSKSKQQTQQRVLEQLAAQASASLFHHTFVIPNDKKVVKARLHSTAAGYYEIFINGNKVDDRLADPGQTDYDKRILYNTDDVVSLLSGGVNRIGVHLGSGWYAENIAFSKWPNPDAQPNNQPSKSLAYGQPKFIAQLELSFEDGSKQVVVSDKHWLSHPSPVLKEGLFSGEFFDANKIVKAWNSNSKMSEDGSWEPVKVLDEWPTKALEPQLLPPIRANVKMTAKKLYQPKDKVWVLDFGQNFTGVPTLHLDKLGLQQHQTISLRYAEWADIDGNISQKSGGGAPLLKQVDSYVASGNDAKTWRPTFTWHGFRYIEITGLDTAPALDAVTAHLVRSDVAQVGQFKSASALINRIHDMALWSYESNLMAVPMDCPIRERAGWTGDAHAALITGNYNYNMQNFWNKYLGDFKTSDHVAPAVVPGKRSHGGKFDWAAAEVMIAWEHYRHYGDLQLLASQYESMMEYMTAGEAILDNALIRDDRYSYGDWCDPVREPGMERKRCNSEYTLPVKTTSALFAHSANLMAKISRLLNKPQQAKHFGQLFSSISQQYHKEFYDPKTGSYGSQTAGAMAIQFELTPVELRQKVADGLNQDVLENWNGHGSVGALGQTYLYKSLSDYGYGDTAFNIFTAEGYPGYQWQFDHLNATTLWERKGVIDPSLDLERRNSPGRSLNHPFHSGYDGWFYEGLGGIRLQQDSVGYQDFELRPVFAKGLDSVDVSYKSGYGTIQSRWWREDNTVKWEFVVPNNSTAVVTLPNEVSNLYTAGSYSLTVEK
- a CDS encoding gluconate 2-dehydrogenase subunit 3 family protein, producing MFIGATAYIVSAPLLASIFNKKIDMHKVVNNGQFFDADALTVLSDVAEIMIPKTDTPGATDANVASVLDGLMVTWAGSKTKQQYTSIIQQIKVIAKATYQGAYHQLSLQQRQQLITELDKTAFVNQETDLSASYRHLKEMIFHVYYTSEHANPDFVLIPGGYRGDLSKTELDAIKKRGYL
- a CDS encoding GMC family oxidoreductase; its protein translation is MSQTVNKSSEQVTTSNTEQIFDVIVVGSGITGGWAAKEFCEKGFKTLVIERGRHLDHPSPKYNDMKAPWQLDNLGFAPETLKEQGRYSQLIAKKKVLQSDSIQFYSDDSEYPYSFPKERPFMWTRGYQLGGRSLTWGRQVLRWGKKDFEANAKDGHGVPWPIGYDDLAPWYDYVEEFIGVAGNKDGLDSVPDGVFQKPWEMSSAEQFISNNMAKKYSDRHLIIGRSANLTQPSKEQHELGRTQCQARAYCARGCTFGAYFSSLSATLPAARKTGNLTIVTDAIASSIDYNEATGKASGVTIVDAHTKEKRSYKARVVFLCASALGSVQILLNSKSKTFPNGMANSSGAVGHYIMDHFTGAVGMGEVPGLEDKFSYGRRPIGTYIPNYRQDKTDDVDFTRGYGYQTVAAGRPNSGTTAKKIGIGAEVKAQANQPKPWYFRAFMYGEILPYYENQASLHPTKKDAWGIPQLHIDAQIRDNERKMIKQAAKDIKEILEVGGCNKIKIIETPNDKHITVGNRTHEMGGACMGADPKTSVLNKWAQSHDVANLFVTDGACMSSCATQNPSLTYMAITARAADYAVKLMNEGIL